DNA from Hwangdonia lutea:
GGCTTCTTTAACATAGGCCAAAACCAGGTTTTTATCGATATCGTTAACCGATTCAAAACGCATTTGCCGTAAGGCTTTTGTTTTTTCTTCTTGAGCGTTTACAAGTAAATGATGCTCATCTTTTAAAAACACACCGTTAAAAAACCAAATACCAAAATGCTTTTTAAAAGCCCCCAAACCAATAACGTTTTTATTGTTTAACGTATAAACGGGCGCACTCCATTTTATGGTTTCTTCAAGTTCGGTAGTGTTAATTAAGTCTCGTAAAATGCTCAAGGCTTCACTAAAATGAGCGTTTTTCTCAATGTATTCTTCAACTGTGTGTATTTTATCCATTGGTGTTTTTTTTCAGGTTAATATTAACATCATCAATTTAAAGCACAGTATAATTATGATCTAATAACTTATGCTAAGGTAATTTTTATTTCAATAAATTTTATGAGGTTTTCCTATTAAAGTATAAAC
Protein-coding regions in this window:
- a CDS encoding YdeI/OmpD-associated family protein; translation: MDKIHTVEEYIEKNAHFSEALSILRDLINTTELEETIKWSAPVYTLNNKNVIGLGAFKKHFGIWFFNGVFLKDEHHLLVNAQEEKTKALRQMRFESVNDIDKNLVLAYVKEAIENQKLGKEIKPDRSKKETIVPPELMAVLVNDLKTSFEQLSAYKQREYCEYISSAKREATKQTRLEKIKPMILKGVGLHDKYKNC